One genomic segment of Mastomys coucha isolate ucsf_1 unplaced genomic scaffold, UCSF_Mcou_1 pScaffold22, whole genome shotgun sequence includes these proteins:
- the Osgin1 gene encoding oxidative stress-induced growth inhibitor 1 codes for MSSWRHDSLKASSSEPLPVVIIGNGPSGICLSYLLSGHIPYVKPGAIHPHPLLQRKLDEAPGVSILDQDLEYLSEGLEGRSQSPVALLFDALLRPDTDFGGSIDSVLSWKRQKDRSVPHLVLGRNLPGGAWHSIEGSMVTLSQGQWMSLPDLQVKDWMRKKCRGLRNSRATAGDIAHYYRDYVIKKGLSHNFVSGAVVTAVEWAKSEHGSPEAQAPSPLFQVTGYLNTKNHSRQPFSLWARNVVLATGTFDSPATLGIPGETLPFVHHDLSALEAALRAGTVNPTSEPVLIVGAGLSAADAVLFARHYNIQVIHAFRRSVHDPGLVFNQLPKMLYPEYHKVQQMMRDQSILSPSPYEGYRSLPEHQPLLFKEDHQAVFQDPQGGQQLFGVSMVLVLIGSHPDLSYLPRAGADLVMDPDQPLSPKRNPIDVDPFTHESTHQEGLYALGPLAGDNFVRFVQGGALAAASSLLKKETRKPP; via the exons ATGAGCTCCTGGAGGCATGACTCCCTCAAGGCCAGCAGCTCGGAGCCCCTCCCAGTAGTTATCATAG gCAATGGCCCCTCAGGTATCTGCCTGTCCTACCTGCTCTCTGGACACATCCCCTATGTGAAACCAGGAGCTATCCACCCACACCCCCTGCTGCAGAGAAAGCTGGATGAGGCTCCAGGGGTCTCCATCCTGGATCAG GACCTAGAGTACCTTTCCGAAGGCCTGGAAGGCAGAAGCCAGAGTCCTGTGGCCCTGCTCTTTGATGCCCTCCTGCGTCCCGACACAGACTTTGGAGGCAGCATAGACTCTGTGCTCTCCTGGAAGCGGCAGAAGGACCGCTCTGTTCCCCACCTTGTCCTGGGACGGAACCTCCCTGGGGGCGCCTGGCAT TCCATTGAAGGCTCCATGGTGACCTTGAGCCAAGGCCAGTGGATGAGTCTCCCAGACCTGCAGGTCAAGGACTGGATGCGGAAGAAATGCAG GGGTCTCCGCAACAGCAGAGCCACAGCTGGTGACATCGCCCACTACTACAGGGACTACGTGATCAAGAAGGGCCTAAGCCACAACTTTGTGTCTGGTGCCGTGGTCACTGCTGTGGAGTGGGCTAAGTCTGAACATGGCAGTCCTGAGGCCCAGGCTCCCAGCCCCCTCTTCCAAGTGACCGGCTACTTGAATACCAAGAACCACAGCCGCCAGCCTTTCTCACTATGGGCTCGAAATGTGGTCCTGGCCACAGGCACTTTTGACAGCCCGGCCACGCTAGGCATCCCAGGAGAGACCTTGCCCTTTGTCCACCATGATCTGTCAGCCCTGGAGGCAGCCCTTCGGGCAGGCACTGTGAACCCAACCTCAGAGCCGGTGCTGATTGTGGGAGCCGGGCTCTCTGCAGCCGATGCTGTCCTCTTTGCCCGCCACTATAACATCCAAGTGATCCATGCCTTCCGCCGGTCTGTGCACGACCCTGGCCTGGTGTTCAACCAGCTGCCAAAGATGCTGTACCCTGAGTACCACAAAGTGCAGCAGATGATGCGTGATCAGTCCATCTTGTCCCCCAGTCCCTATGAGGGCTACCGCAGCCTCCCTGAGCACCAGCCGCTGCTCTTCAAGGAGGACCATCAGGCAGTGTTCCAGGACCCACAGGGGGGCCAGCAGCTCTTTGGAGTCTCGATGGTGCTTGTCCTCATTGGCTCCCATCCCGATCTCTCCTACCTCCCCAGGGCAGGTGCTGACTTGGTCATGGACCCAGATCAGCCACTGAGCCCCAAGAGGAACCCCATTGATGTGGACCCCTTTACCCATGAGAGCACTCACCAGGAGGGCCTGTATGCCCTGGGGCCATTGGCTGGGGACAATTTTGTAAGATTCGTCCAGGGTGGAGCCCTGGCTGCTGCCAGCTCCCTGCTCAAGAAGGAGACCAGGAAGCCACCTTAA